Proteins encoded together in one Anas acuta chromosome 10, bAnaAcu1.1, whole genome shotgun sequence window:
- the LOC137862105 gene encoding uncharacterized protein: protein MKNILKYRNKETFRGCQSGRNQLTVSWERRNPFLPAPFTGDRAPGWGRSSRRDAPSGARPAPLRSAPRCLALSCFVLLCPALSCSVLLCPGVRSPRVLLAGRAPEGTGGLGPGACGDGPREGAAPGGSAGLGGAAGLSRAPAATWCRYRDPRAAPPRRLPPGSAACCRQRSFPGRPQQRGPKALQVCKPRSRRRSAGLAGLINGIHRETNCLLFSLPSRCPPAGAGGGGAVRARSGLHPAVPSGGGAAPFKPRQRHLSSKGQFPQTAPFSQHCSFLIQAEGKLQRPFRSPLLQFVFQHLCSTTRCGALPARSLLLTCFRSFQTNVYLLRETFLTNRAGGRETLTPNSLESRCTGTSTPAAYA, encoded by the exons atgaaaaatattttaaag TATAGAAACAAGGAAACTTTTCGGGGCTGTCAATCAGGGCGCAATCAGCTGACTGTCAGCTGGGAGCGCCGTAACCCCTTCCTGCCCGCCCCGTTCACCGGGGACCGGGCACCGGGCTGGGGCCGCTCCTCCCGCCGGGACGCGCCGTCGGGTGCCCGcccggctccgctccgctccgctccgcgctGCCTTGCTTTGTCCTGCTTTGTCCTGCTCTGTCCTGCTTTGTCCtgttctgtcctgctctgccccgGGGTGCGGAGCCCTCGGGTGCTCCTGGCCGGCCGGGCACCCGAGGGCACCGGGGGACTTGGCCCGGGGGCGTGCGGGGACGGCCCGAGGGAGGGGGCTGCTCCGGGGGGCTCCGCGGGGCTCGGCGGTGCTGCCGGGCTCAGCCGGGCTCCAGCCGCTACCTGGTGCCGGTACCGAGACCCCCGGGCCGCCCCCCCGCGGCGGCTCCCCCCTGGGTCTGCCGCTTGCTGCCGGCAGCGATCGTTCCCCGGCCGTCCCCAGCAGAGAGGTCCGAAAGCCCTGCAAGTTTGCAAGCCCCGCTCCCGCCGGCGCTCGGCCGGCCTGGCCGGGCTAATTAACGGAATACATCGCGAAACTAATTGTCTTCTTTTTAGCctcccctcccggtgccccccggccggggctggaggggggggagccGTGCGAGCGCGGAGCGGGCTGCACCCGGCGGTGCCgagcggcggcggagcggcTCCGTTCAAACCTCGACAGCGCCATCTCTCGTCGAAAG GCCAATTCCCCCAGACTGCTCCCTTTTCCCAGCACTGCTCGTTCCTGATCCAAGCAGAGGGAAAACTCCAGCGTCCCTTTCGTAGCCCCTTGCTCCAGTTTGTTTTCCAGCATCTCTGCTCGACAACGCGATGTGGAGCCCTGCCTGCTCGCAGCTTGCTGCTGACCTGCTTCAGGAGCTTTCAAACTAATGTATATTTATTGCGGGAGACTTTTCTGACAAATCGTGCAGGGGGACGTGAAACATTAACTCCAAATTCACTCGAATCGCGCTGCACTGGGACGAGCACGCCAGCAGCATATGCATGA
- the MAF gene encoding transcription factor Maf, whose product MASELAMSGSDLPTSPLAMEYVNDFDLMKFEVKKEPVETDRIISQCGRLIAGGSLSSTPMSTPCSSVPPSPSFSAPSPGSGSDQKGHLEDYYWMTGYPQQLNPEALGFSPEDAVEALINSSHHPLPGAFDGYARGQQLAAAAGSGGSGPAEEMGSAAAVVSAVIAAAAAQGGAPHYHHHHHHHPHHGAGGHPHGAAPGSAPPSSSSSSSSSSSSSAAGSGGGGGGGGGGGAGGLHHPHHGGGGLHFDDRFSDEQLVTMSVRELNRQLRGVSKEEVIRLKQKRRTLKNRGYAQSCRFKRVQQRHVLESEKNQLLQQVEHLKQEISRLVRERDAYKEKYEKLVSNGFRENGSSSDNPSSPEFFMYPRESSTTVM is encoded by the exons ATGGCATCAGAACTGGCAATGAGCGGCTCCGACCTGCCCACCAGTCCCCTGGCCATGGAATATGTTAATGACTTCGATCTGATGAAGTTTGAAGTGAAAAAGGAGCCGGTGGAGACCGACCGCATTATCAGCCAGTGCGGCCGCTTGATCGCCGGGGGCTCGCTCTCCTCCACCCCGATGAGCACGCCCTGCAGCTCGGTGCCCCCGTCCCCCAGCTTCTCGGcgcccagccccggctccgGCAGCGACCAGAAGGGCCACCTGGAAGACTACTACTGGATGACGGGCTACCCGCAGCAGCTCAACCCCGAGGCGCTGGGCTTCAGCCCGGAGGACGCGGTGGAGGCGCTCATCAACAGCAGCCACCACCCGCTGCCCGGCGCCTTCGATGGCTATGCTAGAGGGCAGCAGCTGGCCGCGGCCGCCGGCTccgggggctcggggccggccgAGGAGATGGGCTCGGCGGCCGCCGTGGTGTCGGCGGTGAtcgccgcggcggcggcgcaggGCGGCGCGccccactaccaccaccaccaccaccaccacccgcACCACGGCGCCGGGGGGCACCCCCACGGCGCGGCGCCGGGCAGCgcgccgccttcctcctcctcctcctcctcctcctcctcgtcgtCGTCGGCCGCCGGCtccggaggcggcggcggcggcggcggcggcgggggcgccgGGGGGCTGCACCACCCGCACCACGGCGGAGGCGGCCTGCACTTCGACGACCGCTTCTCGGACGAGCAGCTGGTCACCATGTCCGTGCGGGAGCTCAACCGGCAGCTGCGGGGCGTCAGCAAGGAAGAGGTGATCCGGCtgaagcagaagaggaggaCCCTCAAAAACAGGGGCTATGCCCAGTCCTGCCGCTTCAAGAGAGTCCAGCAGCGGCACGTCCTGGAGTCGGAGAAGaaccagctgctgcagcaagtgGAGCACCTAAAGCAGGAGATCTCCAGGCTGGTCCGGGAGAGGGACGCCTACAAGGAAAAGTACGAGAAGCTGGTCAGCAATGGCTTCAGAGAAAACGGATCCAGCAGCGACAACCCTTCCTCTCCAGAGTTTTTCAT GTACCCGAGAGAATCTTCTACAACGGTGATGTGA